GCAGCAGGGTGGTGACGAGTACAATGGATACATAGTAAACGATGCCGAAAGCGCTTGTGTCTTGTGCCGGGTCACTAAACCATCCAGGTCGGTAAACCCTGCTGAAGAATAACATGAAGGGTAGGAATTGGATGGTTCCGGAAATAGGACCCAAGCATAAAAAAAGCAAAACTGCGCGTGAGACTCCATTTCTTGCCTTAAGCATCCACGGATAGATCTTTTTTATCAACGGGAAGTAAATCAGGAGACCCAATGAAGTATATCCGATCCGCCACCAATACAACGTATAGATATGCAGCTCGACAAACAGCCACTCGATCCCTGCTAGCAGAGCGATGAACCCAACAATCCAAAACCAGCCTAATTGAAATACCGAAAGGATCAGAGCGAGGGACGGTATCGAAATTAAGTTAGATGTTAAAGCACCTAGATGGCTGTCGTAATAACGATTGCTAAGCAGCTTCGGGTAGTACTCGTAGCTCCCGTTAAAGATATATATGACGGCTTCGACGATATATAAAAGTTCAACTCCAATAAAGAATTGCATATAGGTGTGAACTCTTCGTTTTCTATAAAACACAATGACCTGCAACACGATACAAATGAAGCTCAGTCCCAAGTACCAATAAGAATTAGGGTTCACGCCAAACACCCCTGCATTGTGGAATGGTTTCCCTTATTGTATCAATTTCTATAAGACCTATTCACAGTGGACATGAGCCCTTATCCAACAAAACAAAAAAGCCGCGATTTTTCGCGGCATTAATGAGATATTTTTAGAGGTCCTAATTTACGTATTATATATATTTTCACATTCTTTAACGGTCGGTTGATAGAAGCAGTGCTTCTTCCAGCGTCCTACAAGGGGCTGATCATACCAAGTTGGCGGACATGGTCCGGGATTTTCGAACGATCCTGGCCGGAAATACCATAGAGAAAATTCGCCTGGCCAATTCCGCTCCCCATTTACTGCCCGTTGCGCCAGACGGCGTTCCCTCTCTCTTGAACTTTGATAGTACAGACTATGCTGCAATGCTTCGAACGCATGAGGCTGCTCAATCATTTGGGGAATTGTTCGGATATTTTTAAAGTCGGAGCAATTTCCTCTTATTCGGTTAATGCCGACATTTCCAACAAGCAGCATGCCCATCTCGCCTTCGGTCTCCGCTTCAGCACGGAGCAGCCTTGCCAACATATCGATATCCTGACTCCTGGCTTTTACAACTGCCATTGACTCACCTCTTTAGATTTCTAGACTCATCATATTATAGGCAAAGCGGAAGTGTTACACGGACTAAAGAGAGCGCGATAATAAAAAAATCAGACTGCATGGATTCACAGTCCGATTTTTTTACCTATATTATAGTTGCTATACTTTATAAGCCTTCATGGCCTTTCTTAATTCTTTCCAGCTCGGACGCTTACCGTAGAGCAGAACGCCGGTACGGTAAATCTTTGCCGACAACCAGCCTGCTGCATAGATGCTTACGAGGAGGATCGCGATGGATACAATAACCTGCCAGATTGGCGGGTTGGCGAGTCCAACGCGAAGCAGCATGACGAAAGGCGAGAAGAATGGGATAAACGAAGTGACTTTTACAAGCATCGTATCCGGATTGGAAATGCTGAACGTGGTAATGTAGAAGCCTGCCAGCGACAGCATGGTAATGGGCATAACCGCTTGGCCCAGATCCTCGGTACGGCTGACGATGGAACCAACCGCTGCGAACAAAGACGCGTATAACAGAAAGCCCATCACATAGAACAGCAAGCCATATACGAGCAGAAGCGGATCCACTTTCGAAAGATCAATATTATATTGCATGAACGCCGAGTTGTTATGCGGCAGGTTGATGTTGATAATGACAACCACCAAGTAAGCTACAATTTGCGTTAGGCTTACCACAAACATTCCGAAAATTTTGCCAAACATTTGTTTTAGCGGCGATACGCTAGTGACGATGATCTCCATTACGCGCGAGCTTTTCTCCGCCGTAATTTCCGAGGCAATCATTTGGCCCGAAACCATAATACCGAAGAACAAGAGCAGCAAGAGAAGGGTTACAAAGCCCATATCCACGCCTTGCTGCGACTCGGTCTTGCCATTGCCAGCTCCGCCTGCACCGTCGCTTGCCGCGATCTGCATCGTATTAATAACAACAGGATTTAGCAGCATAGATTTTTGCTGATCCGTCAAGCCGCTGTCCTTCAGGACAATGTCGGTTTTTACAATTTGGATGCCCTGCTCCAGCGCCTGCGACGTTTTCTCGTCCATCAGCTTCTCGGATTTATAAGTTACGGTAGGCAAGCCCGTCTCGCTGACAGGACCAAATAGCAGGTAACCCTTAATTTTCTTATCCGCAACGGCGGCTTTTAACGTCTTCTCGTTCTGCTCCGTGGAGCCTGTATCCGGATACTCGATCAGCTTGATTGCCGGCTTATCTTGACCCGCGTACGTTTGGCGCAGCTGCTCCGCGATTTTGGTGCCTTCAACTGCTCGCGCATCAATGGCATAACCAATGTTAGATGCTTTATCGCTGTTTTTATCAAACAAAGAAATAATATAAGGCAGATTTGAACCGATACATAAGATGACGACAAAGATCAACGTAGTAATTAAAAAGGATTTTCCTTTAAACTTGTTCTTCATCGTAAAGCCTGCTACCGTCCAGAAACTATTCATGCAAATCACCGCCTACCGCTTTAATAAAGATTTCGTTTAATGTCGGCTCCATAATCTCGAACTTGTGAATGGTCGTCTGCTCTAGGGCATGACGCAAAATATTCGACGCCGAGCTCTCCTCCGCAATCCCAACCTCGTAGCCGTATTCATGCTTCTGCACACCGGTTACCCCGCTTAGCCCTTCAAGGCCGGTAACTTCGCCTTCCGTGCGCAGAACAACCTTCTCCCGCGGATATCGTTTCTTAATGTCTCTTAAGCTGCCTTGCAGAACAGGATTCGAACGATGAAGAATCGTAATGTTGCGGCACAGCTCCTCGACATGCTCCATCCGGTGCGTCGAGAACAGCATCGAAGTTCCGGAATCCCGCAATTCCTTCACCGTAGACTTCAACAGCTCCACGTTAACCGGGTCAAGACCGCTGAAAGCTTCGTCCAGGATAACGATACGCGGACGATGAATAACCGAAGCGATAAACTGGATTTTCTGCTGATTGCCTTTGGACAGCTCCTCGACTCTTTTGCCGTAATATTCCGGAACCTCGAACCGGTCCAGCCAACGCTTAAGGTTGGCATCCGCGTCCTTCTTGTTCATTCCGCGCAGCTGCGCCAGGTAGATCAGCTGATCGCTTACCTTAACGCGAGGATACAATCCGCGTTCTTCCGGCAAGTAACCAAGCATGCTGAGCTGCTCCTTTGTATAAGGCTGGCCGTTGTACAAAATCCTGCCATCATCCGGATAGATCAATCCCAAAACCATCCGCATCGTGGTGGTTTTTCCTGCACCGTTAGCTCCCAGCAGTCCGTAAATTTCCCCTTGTTCCACCTCAAAGCTGATTCCGTTAACCGCCGTCTTCTCCCCGTATTGCTTATGCACTCGATCTACTACTAATGGCTTCATCTTTTATTCCTCCTAAAAAGAATGATCACCCAAACTGCTAGAATTAGCAGTTCATGATGATTCTTACTTCGAAAGCATACGCTTAAAGAATGATCACCCAAACTGCTAGGTTTAGCAGTTTGTGATGATTCTTACTTCGAAAGCATACGCTTAAAGAATGATCACCCAAACTGCTAGGTTTAGCAGTTTGTGATGATTCTTACTTCGAAAGCACTCCTCAAGCTATGACCGGAGCCGTGTCCGTTCCTGCTCAACCAATATGGCCAAAATATCATCCAGCTGCAAAGCCTGCCGGTGCGTAATCGTAATATGTTCCTGCCCGCACCAGTCTTCGGCATCCGGAGCCATTCGCGTAATGACGCGGAGCATACCGCCGCCAGTGTCCTCAATCCCGCATTGTCCCGGCATCGCTTGAACCCGCTTACGGTTAACCTGCTCCCCATGCACGTAGAAGGCATGCCAGCTACCGAACAACTCATCCTTCTCGTATACGCCTAGCACGCGCCCGTGTATCATAAATACGATATAATCTGCGAGACGCTTCACTTCTTCAACAATATGGGACGCCATCAGAATCGTACGGTCACCCGGCTCCATATAACGGTGAAGGACCTCAATCATCGTCCGCCAAGCGAGCGGGTCAAGCCCTGACGAAGGCTCATCCAATAGGAGCAGCTCCGGGTGATGCGACAGGATTAACGCGAATTCGTACTTGCGCCGCATCCCCTTGGACATCTTGCCAAGCTTGATGCCGTCATCGACTTCAAATAACCGAAGCAACTCCTGGTAGCGGTTTACATCCCATTCGGGATACCACTTCTTCACAAATGCCGTCTTGGCAGAAGCCTTCAATCTATTATCATGCGGGGAAAACAACTCCGGTAAAAAACCGACTCTGCTCTTCGTCTGCCAGTCTTCATCCTCGGAAATATTTTTGCCCAGAAGCTTAATATCTCCTTTCTGGGGTTTTATCAAATCCAGAATGAGCTTGAAGGTTGAGCTTTTACCGGAGCCGTTGGGCCCTACAATTGCCGTCACACAACCCTTAGGTACTTCGAGCTGAATGGGTCCCAGTTGAAAATGCGTCCGCCGCAGCTCTACTTCCTTCAAACTTATTGCATGTTCGGTCATCTTTTACCCTCCAAACTTTCGATCTAGCACTTCCTGGAACAGCTTCGTTAGCTCTTCCCGCGTGCATTGCACAAGCTTTCCGGCTTCAACAGCCGCCTCGAGTGCTTCCGTAACCGCGTCCAAACGGTACCGGTCCATCGCATTCTGCTCAATCCGGGCTACATAGGTTCCGGTTCCTTGCTTCGTCCGGAGAAGCCCTTCATTCTCCAAATCCTGATAGACCCGGCGCACCGTAATCACACTGCATTTGAGCAGCTGCGCCAGCTCCCGGATGGAGGGCAATAAAATTCCTTCTTCCAGCTGCCCGCTTACGATTAGCGCTCTTAGCTGTACTTCAATCTGATAATAGAGCGGTTCCGCGCTTTGTTCGTTAATATGAATTGGCAGCCACACAGTCTCACCTTCTTCCAAATCAGGAGCTTACCGTAGTCTTTTTAGTATAGTGACGGTTCTTAAGCCGCTTTTTAATAATCATATAGCCTAAGTACATGGTAATCACGCACACGAGGAATGCGGCTGCGGTATACCACCATTGCCCCTTTTCCAGTCCGTCCAGAAGCCCAAGCACGATACCGGCATTGAAAAAACCAAGCACCGCGCAGATAGCCACATAGACGACAACGCTTATATAGCAGAACATCGCGTAAGCCTTTCCGGTATGCCCGATTTCAAAGTAAACGTACAAGACGGCCATCGATAAGGCGTAAAAGTACCAGAACAATGCGAACAACAGATAAGCTCCAATAGATAAATGATCATGCAGGCGGTCAACCAATATATATTGCGTCGTGAAAAATAACGTCAGTACCAAGGCCAGCACAATAACCAGCTGAACCATTCTTCCGATTACAAGATGAGACAGCGGAATGGGCAGCGTCCGCCATTCGGCCAGCTTGCCGGTGAAGGTATCCTCCCGCCAGAAGCGCATCGTTGTCTTGTTCATAACAAATGCCAAGCTTGGGAATGTAACGATAAAGATCATATCGAGCACCCACGACATGATTCTTTCCGTATCGTTATAGACCGCGATTGTTATTAAGGCCAGATACAGACTAAATAAAAAGGTAAACAGAATTCCCATCCAATCCCGCGTAAGCTCATGCTTAGCAATATGCCAGGCTCCTTGCCGTAAATTCAAAAGCCCCTCTCCTTCCGAAGCACAGTCATTATACTGTGTATATCCTTATACACAGTATATACACAGTGATGCTGCAGAGTCAACAGATTTTACCATTTTTTAAATAAAAAAGAGAGTGTGCCTCATAATCTGAGACTCACTCTCTCTTCTTAAAAAACGATTTACCAGCCAAAAATCGCATCGATAACCGGCTTGGTATGACCGCCAGGATACATCATATAGAGAAGGATATACACGGCAACGCCTGTAATCGCCGTAAAGAACCAAATAACCGAAGTCACTTTTCCCCACTTCCTGTGCTTTGCGTATTTCTCCCTGAAGCCCAGCACAAGTGTTGTTATACCAAATACGGCTGCAACCGTTGCAAGAACGATATGGAACAACAAGAAGGTTAAGTAATAAGGCTTTAAGCTATCCGGTCCCCCCCATTCCGTATTACCGACAAGTACGGTCCGGGACGAATAAATGATGAAGAAGATGAGCGCCGCAATTGCCGCGGCAATCATCACTTTCTTATGTTGATCGAGCCTCCGCTTAATAGCCAGATTCCAGCCGATCGCGACCAGAATCGCGCTTATGACGATAAAGCTCGTACTGATCGTAGGAAAAATTGTGTACTTGTCCAAAGGTATCCCACCTACAAAGAATTATCACATAAATAGACTAGGTGTAGTCTACTTATGATGATTCTTGCTACGAAAGCTTACGCTTAAAATAATAACTTAATGCTGCAGTCTGCTCTATTATACCGTGCCTTTGTTCATGTTGGGCAGTTCTATTGGCGCTTCATTTGTCGCATTTGTTACATCATCATCCTTATGCTCGCGTTTAAACCAGTGGTAGAAGATATAAGCCAGAATGACGCCGTACATGAACTCTTGCAGCAGCTTCATGACGATACCGCCAAGCTGCTGATCCTCCTCCGGACTTGCCAGTAGGTTAAAGAACTGTGGCCCGTCGAACAGCGCAAGCAGCTGCGAGGGATCACTTACGCAATAGCCCATAGCTTTTACCCAAGTATCGGGATCGCTATATACCGCATACATCGGCGTGCTCGCGAAAATAATAAAAGCACAAGCCGGCGTCAGAAGTACGCCGTTGGCAAATACATAGGCCATCTTCTTCAGATCGGTAAGGCGATTCCATTCCGGAACCGGATTCGCAATCTGTGCCCACATTAACATGGCAGCAATAAGCAAGATGACATAAACAAGCCGGTGCAGCCAAAAATGCGTCATAACATAATCGTTTAGAAGCGGTACATGATAGAGCGAGAACAACATATTAAACGTTAAAATCGCAGCAATCGGATGCGTCATAAAGCGTAACTTCTTCCAGCCTTGGGCTGCGAACATTCTCTGCCAGATGAAAGCGGGTACCGAGAGCAGCAGCATTGGAGGCACAATCAAATAAGAGACGGACATGTCTATCATGTGGAACGTAAACATCATGTGGCCCAGCAAGCTGAATGGGCCTCCCTGCACGAGGTAGAACATGACCGCTGCGCTCACAAACATGATTTTCTGCCAGACTGTTGCCTTATCCGTGTGCGGTGCATGCTTCTCCCGCCATGGTCCAATCAGATAGAAGTAGAGAATCACAAGGGCGATCATGAAGAACAGAAACCATGGGGTCCACAACTCTTCAAAGCTGAAATACTTTAAGCCAAGCATCGATGGCAGCTCCTTTCAAATATCTGCAAAAAAGGAGGGCCCGTAACTGTGTTGGGGACCCTCCTCTTTTCAATTATGCGATAACGTTACCACCAAGCCCAATATTCTGCCATGATGACACACGTGAATACAACGAATACGCCAAACAGGATACCGATTATCGCGAACGTATGACCGCGATCCTTCATATGCATCCAGAACGCCATCTGTACAAATACTTGCAAGATTGCGCAGCCGATAAGAATGATGTAGATAAAGTCGGTGTTAATCTCACCGCCGGCGACAGCCGCGAAAGCGATCAGTGTCAACAGGATCGAGAAGATAAAGGCAACGATGTGTTTCTTAGGTCCTTCAACCTTATGACGAACCGGACGTTGTTCCTCCGTGGTATGATTGCTTGCCATGGATTAGCCCACCTTTCCCATCAGGTAAACGACGGTGAAGATAAATACCCAGACAACGTCGATAAAGTGCCAGTAGATGCCGGCAACGTATGCTTTTGGAGCAGTTGTAACCGTCAGGCCTTTCTTCAGCAATTGTCCGATCAGAAGCGAGATCCACACGATACCAAACGCTACGTGAGCGCCGTGGAAGCCAACCAATGTGTAGAACGAGGAGCTGAATGCGCTCGTTGTAAATCCATGTCCCTCATGAACGTAATTCGAGAACTCGTAAATCTCCAGACCAAGGAAGCCAAGACCCAGAATAACCGTAACGACCAGCCACCAGACCATTGCTTTTACCTTTTGCTGGTGTAGAGCTTGAGTTGCGAATACGCTTGTAAGCGAGGAAGTCAGAAGCAAGCCGGTTGCAAGCGCAACGAGCGGAAGCTCGAACAGCTCTTGCGACTTCGGACCGTCGAGCACTTGGTCGCGGAGAGCAAGGAACGCCGAGAAGAGCGTTCCGAACAATACCGTTTCCGCACCAAGGAATAACCAGAAACCAAGAATCTTATTGCGACCCTCGAGGGTTGCTTTTTCAGGCTCATGAGGCAATTGGCCTTCAGTATGGGAATGTGCACTCATGCTTTAACCCCCTTATCTTGCAGTTCTTCTGGTTCGATATGGAAGCCATGATCATCGATCAGGGAACGGATAATCATACATGTAAATGTAATGATCAGACCGATACCGCCTACAACGAATCCTGCTTCAATACCAGCGATTTTACCCCATTCGCCATGCGAGTACATGAGACCAAGACCTGTAATAAACAAGCCGATCGCCATAAACAATGGCAGAATAGACGGGGATGGCATATGGATCGAACCGATCGGTTCAGCCGGTGTCATTTCTTTATGACCATCCATTTTTTCTTTCCAATATGCATCATAACCGCGAACAAGCGGAGTTTGCTTAAAGTTGTATTCCGGAGCCGGCGAAGGGATCGTCCACTCCAACGTACGGCCATCTTCCCAAGGATCGTTTGCTGCATTTTTCGGTTTGAACGCCGTAATGACAACATTCAGAAGGAAGAAGATCGTACCCAGACCCATCAGCATTGCACCGATTGTACTAATCAAGTTCAGTTCGTTAAAGCCCAAGCCGTCCAGATAAGTCCAGATCCGGCGCGGCATACCCATCAGACCAAGGAAATGCTGTACGAAGAATGTCAGATGGAAGCCGATAAAGAATGTCCAGAACGTCAGCTTTGCCAAACCTTCATTCAGCATGCGGCCAAACATCTTAGGCCACCAGTAATGAAGACCAGCAAAGAGACCCAATACAAGTCCGCCAACGATAACGTAGTGGAAATGCGCTACAACGAAGTAGGAGTCATGGTACTGGAAGTCGGCAGGAGCCGCAGCCAGCATGACACCGGTTACACCGCCCATTACGAACGTTGGGATAAATCCTACGGCAAACAGGTTTGCTGCATTGAATTTAATCGAACCGCCCCACAGCGTAAATAGCCAGTTAAAGATTTTGATACCTGTCGGTACCGCGATCAGCATCGTTGCAATGGAGAACAGACCGTTCGCAACCGGTCCAA
This region of Paenibacillus sp. JDR-2 genomic DNA includes:
- a CDS encoding cell wall hydrolase produces the protein MAVVKARSQDIDMLARLLRAEAETEGEMGMLLVGNVGINRIRGNCSDFKNIRTIPQMIEQPHAFEALQHSLYYQSSRERERRLAQRAVNGERNWPGEFSLWYFRPGSFENPGPCPPTWYDQPLVGRWKKHCFYQPTVKECENIYNT
- a CDS encoding ABC transporter permease produces the protein MNSFWTVAGFTMKNKFKGKSFLITTLIFVVILCIGSNLPYIISLFDKNSDKASNIGYAIDARAVEGTKIAEQLRQTYAGQDKPAIKLIEYPDTGSTEQNEKTLKAAVADKKIKGYLLFGPVSETGLPTVTYKSEKLMDEKTSQALEQGIQIVKTDIVLKDSGLTDQQKSMLLNPVVINTMQIAASDGAGGAGNGKTESQQGVDMGFVTLLLLLLFFGIMVSGQMIASEITAEKSSRVMEIIVTSVSPLKQMFGKIFGMFVVSLTQIVAYLVVVIININLPHNNSAFMQYNIDLSKVDPLLLVYGLLFYVMGFLLYASLFAAVGSIVSRTEDLGQAVMPITMLSLAGFYITTFSISNPDTMLVKVTSFIPFFSPFVMLLRVGLANPPIWQVIVSIAILLVSIYAAGWLSAKIYRTGVLLYGKRPSWKELRKAMKAYKV
- a CDS encoding ABC transporter ATP-binding protein, whose translation is MKPLVVDRVHKQYGEKTAVNGISFEVEQGEIYGLLGANGAGKTTTMRMVLGLIYPDDGRILYNGQPYTKEQLSMLGYLPEERGLYPRVKVSDQLIYLAQLRGMNKKDADANLKRWLDRFEVPEYYGKRVEELSKGNQQKIQFIASVIHRPRIVILDEAFSGLDPVNVELLKSTVKELRDSGTSMLFSTHRMEHVEELCRNITILHRSNPVLQGSLRDIKKRYPREKVVLRTEGEVTGLEGLSGVTGVQKHEYGYEVGIAEESSASNILRHALEQTTIHKFEIMEPTLNEIFIKAVGGDLHE
- a CDS encoding ABC transporter ATP-binding protein codes for the protein MTEHAISLKEVELRRTHFQLGPIQLEVPKGCVTAIVGPNGSGKSSTFKLILDLIKPQKGDIKLLGKNISEDEDWQTKSRVGFLPELFSPHDNRLKASAKTAFVKKWYPEWDVNRYQELLRLFEVDDGIKLGKMSKGMRRKYEFALILSHHPELLLLDEPSSGLDPLAWRTMIEVLHRYMEPGDRTILMASHIVEEVKRLADYIVFMIHGRVLGVYEKDELFGSWHAFYVHGEQVNRKRVQAMPGQCGIEDTGGGMLRVITRMAPDAEDWCGQEHITITHRQALQLDDILAILVEQERTRLRS
- a CDS encoding GntR family transcriptional regulator; this translates as MWLPIHINEQSAEPLYYQIEVQLRALIVSGQLEEGILLPSIRELAQLLKCSVITVRRVYQDLENEGLLRTKQGTGTYVARIEQNAMDRYRLDAVTEALEAAVEAGKLVQCTREELTKLFQEVLDRKFGG
- a CDS encoding DUF420 domain-containing protein encodes the protein MDKYTIFPTISTSFIVISAILVAIGWNLAIKRRLDQHKKVMIAAAIAALIFFIIYSSRTVLVGNTEWGGPDSLKPYYLTFLLFHIVLATVAAVFGITTLVLGFREKYAKHRKWGKVTSVIWFFTAITGVAVYILLYMMYPGGHTKPVIDAIFGW
- the ctaG gene encoding cytochrome c oxidase assembly factor CtaG → MLGLKYFSFEELWTPWFLFFMIALVILYFYLIGPWREKHAPHTDKATVWQKIMFVSAAVMFYLVQGGPFSLLGHMMFTFHMIDMSVSYLIVPPMLLLSVPAFIWQRMFAAQGWKKLRFMTHPIAAILTFNMLFSLYHVPLLNDYVMTHFWLHRLVYVILLIAAMLMWAQIANPVPEWNRLTDLKKMAYVFANGVLLTPACAFIIFASTPMYAVYSDPDTWVKAMGYCVSDPSQLLALFDGPQFFNLLASPEEDQQLGGIVMKLLQEFMYGVILAYIFYHWFKREHKDDDVTNATNEAPIELPNMNKGTV
- a CDS encoding cytochrome C oxidase subunit IV family protein yields the protein MASNHTTEEQRPVRHKVEGPKKHIVAFIFSILLTLIAFAAVAGGEINTDFIYIILIGCAILQVFVQMAFWMHMKDRGHTFAIIGILFGVFVVFTCVIMAEYWAWW
- a CDS encoding cytochrome (ubi)quinol oxidase subunit III; this encodes MSAHSHTEGQLPHEPEKATLEGRNKILGFWLFLGAETVLFGTLFSAFLALRDQVLDGPKSQELFELPLVALATGLLLTSSLTSVFATQALHQQKVKAMVWWLVVTVILGLGFLGLEIYEFSNYVHEGHGFTTSAFSSSFYTLVGFHGAHVAFGIVWISLLIGQLLKKGLTVTTAPKAYVAGIYWHFIDVVWVFIFTVVYLMGKVG
- the ctaD gene encoding cytochrome c oxidase subunit I is translated as MDWLTTVDHKKIGILYLIAGGFFFLVGGLEALLIRIQLWKPLNDFVSADTYNELLTMHGTTMIFLAAMPVIFALMNAIVPLQIGARDVAYPFVNAIGFWTFFFGAVLLNVSWFTGAAPDGGWTAYAPLSGTTFNGDHGFDYYVLGLQIAGIGTLVGGINFLVTIINMRAPGMTFMRMPMFTWSVFITSALILFAFPALTVGLAALMFDRIFDANFFDPSGGGNAVLWEHIFWIFGHPEVYILILPAFGVISEVVSTFSRKRLFGYSSMVFATILIGFLGFMVWAHHMFTTGLGPVANGLFSIATMLIAVPTGIKIFNWLFTLWGGSIKFNAANLFAVGFIPTFVMGGVTGVMLAAAPADFQYHDSYFVVAHFHYVIVGGLVLGLFAGLHYWWPKMFGRMLNEGLAKLTFWTFFIGFHLTFFVQHFLGLMGMPRRIWTYLDGLGFNELNLISTIGAMLMGLGTIFFLLNVVITAFKPKNAANDPWEDGRTLEWTIPSPAPEYNFKQTPLVRGYDAYWKEKMDGHKEMTPAEPIGSIHMPSPSILPLFMAIGLFITGLGLMYSHGEWGKIAGIEAGFVVGGIGLIITFTCMIIRSLIDDHGFHIEPEELQDKGVKA